AACGCCAAGAGTTGCTTCGGCTATGTTTTGAACAATTTCACGCGTCGTAACTGCCTGTTCATTTATAGATGTTGATATTGTTTCAATGATCTCTCCTACATCTCCTATGACCTTGGTGATGTCCTCAACTACGTGTTGCGCAGAATTTGTAGAAGCTTGAATCGCCGTGATTCTTTGGCGAATATGGTCGGCGGAATCAGTGGTCTGTCTTGCCAGTTCCTTGATCTCATTGGCCACAACGGCGAATCCCTTGCCAGCCTCTCCGGCCCGAGCAGCTTCAATCGTTGCATTGAGGGCGAGTAAGTTGGTTTGCGAAGAAATTGCGGTGATAGTTTCCGTGACCTTGCCTATGTCTTGAGCTGTCACAACCAGTTGCTGCATTATTTCACTCATGCCTTTGGCTTGGTCCGTGGCGTTAGTGCTGGTGGAATGGGCTTTAACTGAAAAGCCAGCTATATCGCTGATGGTGGAGCTCATTTCCTCTGCCGCTGAAGCCACCGTGGTAAGATTAGCAGATGTCTGTTCCATACTAGCTGCCACTGAAGAAGTATTGGCGCTCATCTCCTCTGCAGCTGCAGATACAGTGGAGGATCGATTGGTCGTGTCCTCGGCCCCGTCGGAAACCTGCGCGGAAAGAGATGCCATTTGCGTGCTGGTATTGGCAAGAGATGCGGCGTTAACTTGAATTTCGACCATCATCTCCTTCAGGTGCTGGACAAAATTATTGAAATATTTTGCTAGCATGCCCAGTTCATCTTTTGCTTCAGGCAGACGGACAGTCAGGTCACCATCTCCTTCAGCAATATCTTTTAGAGATGCGACAACCATATTGATGCGTTTGACGATATTGTAGGAAAAGAAACTCGTGACTACAATGGCGCACACCGTCAGGACTGCCATAAGGCTGAGACTGATGGTTAGGGTGCGAGTCATATTGGCCTGTTCTGCTTCCAGACGTTTACTCAGCTTGGTGCTTTCATCTGTGATGACTTGTTCTATGTCGTCAATTTTTAAACTCATCTGTCGAAAAAATTTTGAGCCAGGAATCTCGAACCCCCCATTTTGCGCCTTCAGCAGCAAGACGCGTAACATGCTTTCCACTTCCTGCCATGGGTCGGATTTTGGCAGATTGCCAAGTTTCTCTGTGGAATCTTGACTCAGGACTAGTGCTGGAGAGCTTAAGCCCACATCAATCTCGCTTTTCAGACGGATGAGCAGTTCAAACTGATCGTTTGTCAACGGTGCATTCAGAGTCAACAAACTTGAGCCATTGGCGCGCAGCTGTCCAGCGCTCTCTTTGGCAACTTCAAGAATCATAAGTGATCCGAGAAGCTTGCCTAGAGCACGCGCGGTCGGGCCATTGGGAATCAGTCCTTGCATTTCAATAAGTTCTTGAATCAACTCCGTGTATTCGGCAATTTGGCGAGGGCGCAGTGCAGGCTGTTTTTCAGAGTAATTCGCACGCAACTGTTTCAGGCGTGTAGCAATTTTGACATGTTTTAGTTTTTCGCTGTCTGGCAAAACGGCCTGTGACAGATTCTGTACAAACGCAGGCAGAGCAGAATCAGTTTTCTGCCGGAATTCTTGGACCTGAATAAACTCTGATCCGCCTGTCATAAATAATGCAGTGCCGCCGCGTTCACGTTGAAGATGCCCGATTAAATTTGAAGTTGCTTGGAAGAGATGAATATTCTTGCCCATTGCGTTGAATATAGAATGGTCTTTAATCACTTGAGATAGATTCACGCCAATAATAATGAAGAATGCGAGTAGCGGGACAAATCCTATTAACAAAATTTTATGCATAATTTTCATATTTTTTCCTTTATAAGAATATATTGAATGTGTATATATACAAGTAATATTCGCCATTATTTCTTTTTAAAAACGAAGTATATTGGTAAGTTTTTCTCTATGAGAATTTGGATTTCAAAATTGAGCATCGGTTTCACTTTTTTTACATACTGTCGCAAGCGCATGCTTCAAGTCGTCCAGATGGACCGGCTTGCTGATATAGTGATCCATGCCGACTGCGAGAAATTTTTCCCGGTCACCAGCCATAGCAAATGAGGTCATGGCAATAATGGGAATGTCAGCTTTTGCTCCGACTCCCGAGTTCCGGATTATTTTCGTAGCCTCAATTCCGTCCATGACCGGCATTTGGATGTCCATGAGGATACAATCGAAATCCTCTGATTTCCATAGTTCAATTGCTTCGAGTCCGTTCTCTGCCGTGGATAAGCGCACTCCTGATTTTTCAAACAGCTTCTCCATGAAAAACTGGCTGGAAAGATCGTCTTCGACCAGCAGGACGTTGGCTGGTGTCAGGTTTTTTAGTGCCTCGTTCGGCTGTACGTTTTTGAATTGGGTAGCCAATTCAGAGCGAGCAAAGGGGAGGATTACATAAGCAGATGTTCCTTCCTCGGGCAATGTGTCAATATTAATATGTCCGCCCATGAGGGCGACTAGGCGTTTGACAATAGCTAGGCCAAGTCCAGCTCCTTGGTTAGCTCTGGTGTAAGTTGAATCGACCTGCACAAATGGCGTGAAAAGATCCTTGAGCCTGTCCTCCGGGATGCCGATACCAGTGTCATGGACACAGAAAGCGATTCGGATTTCGTCGGATCTCGGTGAGTTGATCTGAAAAATTTCAAGGGCGATTGTGCCTTGGCCGGTGAATTTGAAGGCGTTGCCTACTAGGTTGAAAAGGATCTGGCGAATCCTTGCCTCATCCCCAGTGAGGATCTCCGGTGTGCTTGGGTCAATGCGGCATATCAGGGGGACTTTTTTATCTTTGTAAATGACATTAAATAGTTCCGTGACAGACTCTAAAAGATCGCTGACGAGAAACCCTTTTTGTTCGAACTCAAGTCTTCCCGTCTCAATTTTGGAGATGTCTAGGATGTCTGTGAGTAGCCTTGTCAGCCGGTTCGTCGAGCGGACGGCCATGTAAATATATTCTTTCTGCTCCTGATTCAGATCGGTAGTCTGTAGGAGCTGCATCATGCCGTGGATGCCGTTAAGCGGAGTGCGGATCTCATGGCTCATGTTTGCCAAAAATTCGGATTTGGTCTTGGTAGCGGCTTCCGCCCTTTCCTTTTCTTTGATTAGAGCCTGTTCAGTATTTTTTTGAGCATTAATAAGTTCAGTATAGACAATCAAACCGCCTATGGTTCCATCTTCTTCAAACCATGGACGACATTCCCAGCGGGTCCAATCAACTCTTCCGTCCTGGCGAGTAAATGGATCATCTTCTTCGGAGATGACCTCACCACTCAAAACTCTTTGGTGAACATCTTTCCACTTTTGAGGTAATTCTGGAAAAACTTCGTAATGATTTTTTCCAATTATATCTTTTTTTTCAACTTTATAATCTCGAATATATTTATCGCTAACATATATATAGTTCATATTCTTGTCATGAACAGCTATCGCGCTTTTGCTGTGTTCAATAATATATTTCATCAATTCATGAGCATGATCAAGTTTTTTTTGAATATTTATTTTTTTTGTTATATCTCTGCATATACACAGAATAAATTTTTTATTTTCAATAAAAGAGGCACTAGATGATATTTCTACATAAAAAATAGATTTGTCTTTTCTTATATGTTTGGTCGTGAAAAAATCACCTTCAGAAGTGACCTTTTCAATCATATTAAGAGTCGAAATTTTGTCTAATCCCGCCTCCCAATCGCAGACATGGAGATTTTTTACTTCTTCTTGGGTATAGCCTAGCATATTTGCAAATTTTGAATTTGCTTCGTAAACATTGCCATATTCATCCAGTATGACAATTCCATCCCTATGTTGTTCTAAAAGAACTCTGTAAAATAATATTTCGCGCTTGCTTGAATTTTGATCAGATAATTTTTTGTCCATACGTACAATTTTTCCTGACTTTTAAATTTCAAAATCTTGAAATAAAATTTTTTAAAAAGCCCAGTGTTTTGGGATTAGTTTTTATGCATCTCAATGGTAAATTTCAAAAGATTTATCTGTCAGTTACTATAATTTTGTTTGAATTACAAAAAAAAATAACTTGGCGATAAAATAGTAGACAACAAAGGAGACGGAAGATGATCGTAGCGTGACGGGAGGCATTCCATTGAATCTTTAGTTGACTAAATTGATCGGAATTTTGTAGCAAATTTAATGACATTTTTATAAAAAACCATTATTGAGTATAGTTATTTATGCGTATTCCGGTCCAAACTGACCACGGATTCCGGCGGAAACTGACCACCGATTCCACGGGAAACTGACCACGGATTCCACGGCAAACTGACCACCGATTCCGGAACAAACTGACCAGCCCCAACGGCGTCAGACTCGGTGGAAAAATTCGCAGCGGATGCGGCGCTGGATAACTCGGGCATACTCCTTTTCAGGAGGTGCCCATGCCCAATTCGAGGTTATCCATGCGCAAGATCAAAGACGTTTTACGACTGCATTTCGACCGGGACCTGTCCGCACGCCAGATCGGCCTCAGTCTCAAGATCTCACACAACACCGTCTCCGAGTACCTACGCAGGGCTCAGGTTGCCAACCTCAGTTGGCCGTTGCCGCCAAGCCTGTCCGACTCAGAGCTTGAAAACCTGCTCTTTCCATCCCTGCCGCCAAGTTCCGTGAAGCGACCGGAACCGAACTGGGCCGACGTCCACATAGAGCGCAAGCGCCGTTCCGTGACCCTGCTTCTGCTCTGGGATGAGTACAAGGCGCAGCATCCTGACGGCCTGCAATACAGTTGCTTCTGCGCTCGCTACCGAGCCTTCGTGGGCAAACTCAAGCCATCCATGCGCCAGGTCCACGTGGCCGGAGAGAAGGCCTTCATCGACTACGCGGGCCAGACCATCCCCATTCAAGACCCATTCAGCGGCGAGGTTCGTGAGGCCCAAATTTTTGTGGCCGTGCTCGGCGCCAGCAACTTCACCTTTGCCGAGGCCACGTGGACACAGAGCCTGCCGGACTGGATCGGCTCCCATGTCCGTACCTTCACCTTTCTCGGCGGTGTTCCGCATCTGCTTGTCCCCGACAATCTGCGGTCGGGCGTCAATAAGGCCTGCCGCTATGAGCCCGACATCAATCCAACCTACGACGACATGGCGGCCCATTACGGTGCAGCCGTCATCCCGGCCAGAGTGCGCAAACCTAAAGACAAGGCCAAGGTCGAGGTCGCCGTGCAAATCGTGGAGCGCTGGATTCTGGCGAGGTTGCGCAATCGAGTCTTCCTATCCTTGAACGAGGCCAACCGTGCCATCGCCGCCTTGGTGACTGACCTCAACACCCGACCGTTCAAAAAGTTGCCCGGCAACAGGAGAGAGGCTTTCGAAACGCTGGACAAGCCGGCACTCCTGCCGCTGCCGTGCGCCCCTTACGTCTTTGCCGAGTGGAAGCAGGCCACCGTCAACATCGACTACCATGTCGAAGTAGACGGGCATTATTACTCCGTGCCGTGCAGCCTCATCAAAAAACGTATCGACGTCCGGATCACGGCCACCACCGTTGAATGCTTCCACAAGGGCCAACGTGTGGCTGCCCATCCCCGGTCCATGCAGAAAGGACGGCATACGACCGTCATGGAGCACATGCCCAAAAGTCACCAAGAGTACGCGGGCTGGACCCCGGAGCGCCTCGCGCAATGGGCGCTAACGCTCGGCCCCAATGTCTCTGCGTTGACGGAAGCCATCATGGGTTCACGCAAACACCCCGTACAGGGCTACAGATCCTGCCTGGGCGTCATCGGCCTGGCCAAGGAGCACGGATCCGCACGCCTGGACGCGGCCTGTGAGCGGGCGCTGCATCTGGGAGCCCTTTCCCAGAAAAGTCTCAAGTCCATCCTCAAGACCGGCCTGGACCGTCTGCCGTTGCCGATCCACAACGCCGACCAGACTCCCATACCCCACGACAACGTGCGTGGTCCGGAATACTACCGCAAGGAGGCCTCATGCTGAGCCATCCAACCTCGCAGACTCTCAATGCCTTGGGCCTTGGCGGCATGGCCAAGGCTCTGGAGGAACAGCGGGCCATGCACGGCATCGAAGAACTGTGCTTTGAAGAGCGCCTGGCGCTTCTCATCGACCGCGAAAAACTGCACCGCATGAACCGCCGTCTTACGACACGGTTAAAGAAAGCAAAACTCAGGCACGCAGCCTGCTTCGAGGATATCGACCTTCACTCGCCAAGGGGGCTCGACAAGACCTTGGTCATGAGTCTGGGCTCCTGCTCCTGGGTCGGCAAAGGACACAACGTGCTCATCACCGGGGCGACGGGCGTAGGGAAGAGCTTCCTGGCCTGCGCCCTGGCTCACAAGGCCTGTCTGGAAGGCTTCGACGCCTTGTACATGCGCTTGCCTCGACTCATGGAGGATCTACTGATCGCCAAAGCCGACGGTCGGTACGGAAAGCTCATGCGGTCCTTTGCCAAAATCCCTTTGCTCGTGCTCGACGACTGGGGCTTGACCCCGATGACCCCGGCCACATGCAGGGAGCTGCTTGAACTGTTCGAAGACCGCCACGGCAGGCACTCGACCATCGTCACCAGCCAACTGCCAGTGGCAGCCTGGCACGAGTACCTCGCTGATGCGACCGTGGCTGACGCTATCCTCGACCGCCTTGTACACAACGCCTACCAGCTCAACCTCAAAGGAGAATCCATGCGGAAGATGAAATCCATCATTGACCCCAACTGACCAGTTCCCATAGCGTCCCAAAACCAGCGTCGCTTCGCTCCGATTTCCTGGTCAGTTTCAGCCGGAACAGGTGGGCAGTTTGCAGTGGAATCACTGGTCAGTTTGTCCGGAATGCGCAGTTATTTAATGATAAACTTCTACATAAAAAGCAAAATTTTGGTTAACAATGGAAAAAAATACAAGAAACAAGAGAAAATTTCCAATACAAGTTTATGAAGGACTCAAAGATTGTCAAGATTTGTTTCATAAATATCTTATGATTGCACAGGGAGGAATATATACAGCCCCGACATTAGTTCAAACGGTTCTTGGATCGTGCGTTTCTGTAACAATGTATTGTTCGAAACGTCGGTGGGGTGGAATTTTTCATGCCTTGCTTCCGAGTGCTGGTAATTTTCCAAATAACAAATCCCATAGCGATCCTTACCGCTTTGTAGACTCAGCTATATGGACTCTATTGCGTGATTTTTCAAAATCAGGAATTTCAGCAAGCAGCCTTGAGTGCAAAGTTTTTGGAGGCGCCTCCCCTTTGAATCATCATTGCAATTCCTCGGCAGGAAATCGCAATGTCCAAGTTGCTATGGAGGTCCTCGCCGAGGCGGGGGCTACTGTTGCAGCTTCATCTGTGGGAGGGACTGGTGGGCGGAAAATTTTTTTCCGTACGGATACGGGAATGGTTCTTCAAAAACGGTTCTCCGTCACATCATGCAGGGACTGCAAGGAGTGAGACTTTTGCTATTGTGCAAATTTTGACATTATGAATAAAACTTATCTGTTAAAGGTGTTTGCTATAACACGCATTAAGTCTGCCAAATTAGTCGGTTTGCTGAGGTAGTCGGTCATACCAGCGGCGAGAAAATTTTCCCGGTCACCAGCCATGGCATAAGATGTAAGTGCAATAATAGGTATAGTCGCTTTTGGCTCTGTTTGCGAGGTTCGAATTTTTTTCGTTGCTTCGATACCGTCCATGATAGGCATCTGGATGTCCATGAGAATTATGTCAAAATCTTCCACGTTTAGAAGGTCTATTGCCTCTTTTCCATTCCAGGCGGAAACTACTGTATGCCCTGCTTTTTCTAAAAGCTTACGAACAGCAAACTGCGTTACGACATCGTCTTCAGCCAAGAGAACCCGGCAAGGTGTTTCTTTCTGGGTCGTTACGTCGCCAGAAAAATCTTGCTGAAGACTGTCGGATAGAATGCCAAAAGTGGCGCAAAAATGAAAGCTTGTGCCCACTCCGGCCTCGCTCTCAATAGAAATGTTGCCATCCATTAACTTGACGAGCTGTTTGCAAATTGTCAGGCCCAGCCCCGCGCCTTGGTGGCTCCGAGTGTACCCTTCAATAGCCTGGGCGAAGGGTTGAAACAAGATGGCAAGGCAGTCCTCAGGAATTCCGCAGCCAGTGTCCGATACCGTAAAAAAAACTCTCGCCTGATTATCCTTGAGGGCTGGCAATGGGTACGCTTCCACAGTGATTCGTCCTTGCTGTGTAAACTTGAAGGCGTTTCCGATTAGGTTGGTAAGTACCTGTTGAAGCCGGAGTGAGTCTCCCTCTACATTTGTTGGAATATTCGAATCTATGTAAAGCTCAAATTTGATTTTGGATTGCAATGTAAGGGGCATGAAAAGGTCAATGATCTCTTGCAGTGTTTCTTTGAAACAGAATGGATCTTTGCGAATTTCCATCTTTCCGGCCTCGATGCGTGACAGATCAAGGATGTCCGAAAGAAGGCGTGTCAGTCGGTTCGCGGATTGTAGCGCCAAGGTACAGCATTCCTGCTGTTCTTGGTTATGGGCTGTGGTTTCGAGAAGCTGGAGCATGCCCATGATACCGTTAAGCGGAGTGCGGATCTCATGGCTCATGTTTGCCAGAAATTCGGATTTGGCTTTACTGGCGGCCTGACTTTGCTCGGCCAACTCTTGGGCACGTAGGGTCGTAGCGTGGAGTCTGTCCAATGTGTTTTTCAGTTCGGTGACGTCTTGGAAAATAACCGCAAACTTGCGTGGTTCAGGGCAATAGGCAGAAACCTCGTAGTAGTAACCCAGTGACTTGGAATAGCTGGTAAATTTGGCCGGATCTCCGTTCAGGGCCACTTTGCCGAATCGTTCGATCCAGATCGGTTCTGTGTCTGGCATGATCTCCAGCACGGTACGGCCAACAATGTCTTCGGAGCGCAGGCCGGTCAGTCTTTCAAAAGCCGGGTTGACACTCAGGTATCGGTAGTCACATGGGGTACCGTTTTCGTTGGTAATTATTTCGTGCAGGGCGAAACCTGCGGTCATGGATTGGAACAATTGCTGGTAGTTATTTTCGGCCTGCTGCTGCCCGACAGCCTTCCAGACTGCGTCCATCAGGAGTTGCAACTGCAGGATGTCGGCCTCGGTGTAATCCATTTCCTTGTTGCCGACCCCGACCACGGCCACAATGGCGTTGTTCATGATCAGCGGAATGGTCAGAAAGCGGGTCAGCCGGATGTGTCCCTCGGGGCAGCCCTTGGACAGCGGATGCCCTGAAGAGTAATCGTTGACCAAGATGGGTTTGCGCTGACGCACGGCCTCTCCCCATAGGCCTGTTTCGGCCAGGGAGTAGCAGGTCTGTGGCTTGGCCACCCGGCATTGAGGCATGACGTTCCGAGACCAGCTGTTGAGCGAGAATTCTTGAGTCTTTTCGTTATAATGATAGATGTACCCGATCCTGCTTTCCGTGAGGCTGATTGCTTCGTCCAAGGACGCGTCCAAGAAAGATTGCAGGTTTTCCGACGGGCGTTGCAGCAGTCGAACCATGCTGGCCAGTCGCATGGTGGTGCGCTGCACGCTCTCCTCAGCCACCTTTCGCAGAGTAATATCCTGTATGAACCCACTGATGATCTGGGAGTCCGATCCTGGAAGGATTTCCAGTCGGGCTGTATCCGACAGCCAGATGATCTCGCCGTTAATTTTTCTGGCACGGAATTCGAAGTCTTGGACAAACCCGCGTCCGGTCAGGTTCTCAAGGAACAGCTCTCGCTCGGATGGATTGAAATAAAGTTGGGCTCCGATGTCAGAGATATGCTCTAAGGCCTCTTGGGCGGAATCGAATCCGAGCATCCGAGCCATGGCCAGATTTAGAGACACGAATGTGCCTTCCGGGCTGCTCATATATGCGCCAAGGGGCGCGTGATCAAAACGTTGGCGATACCGGGCTTCGCTGGCGGCCAAAGCAGCCTGAGTTTCCCGAAGCTGTTTTTTCAACTGGTGGCGCTGCAGTGCCATTTCGATGGTCACGGCCAACTCCCGTTCCTGGATCGGCTTGAAGATATAGTCACAGGGGGACACAATTTTAGTTTTTTGCAAAAGAAGGGCCTTGGGGAATTCCGTGACAAAAATTACGGGAGTGTCGTACTCCTTGGTGATGTCATGAACAGCCGCCTCAATGCCGTTCATGGGGCCGGCCAGTTCGATGTCCATGATGATCAAGTCGACGTCGGAGTTCTCGACAGACGCCAAGGCCTGCCGGCCGGTTGCCACTGGTGGCAGAGGTGTGTAGCCCATGCGAGTGAGCATGTCAGTTATGTGCAGGGCTAGGATGCCGTCGTCTTCCACGATCAGGATGGATGTCCGGGTCATACTGCCCTCCTGGCAGTTAAGGAAAAAAACAGGTTCATCCGGGTGAACATGCTTTTGATAAAATAAAAGGACATGGAGTTTATTGAGTTTTCATACAAATGAAAAACCAAGAGGATGAACCACCATGTCCATAAGCTTGCAAGTCCTTGTGGTTGGGCTGCCTGGCTATGATTGCTGCTGGCTGGAAATCTTAGGAATTGACCTATCGGGACCAAGCGTTCTGTAAACTCAAGATACTGGGGATTCATAAGGCCAAGTACGCTTTAACCGGATGAGTTTTGATGTTGGATTCAGAATGAATGCTGCAGTCTCATGTAGCCTACACCAGCGCTATACAGCATAAGCAAACCGCCTAAGGCTAAGGCAGCAGTATCGTCGCTGAAGCAGCCCAAGAAGCCGGTGGCACCAACGAGTAAGGGGAAAGTCTTGTATAGATGGTGAGGTAACCAAACGCGCATGGAATCTCCTATTTTCGAATTAGCAGGGGGGAGACGTCGAATTTGAGTTGCTCGCGCTGTGTCTATAAATTGATAGACATTTTAAGATATTCTGCACTAATGGTCTTGTGAGTTGCAAGAAAAAAAGTGTTACACATTCAGTAATACTAGTTTTTATTAATAGGGCATCAGTGAAGACCATTTTGTGTCTCGTAAATTATGAAAAGCCCCTGATGTGGCTGGACATCCTTAAGCGCTTAAAGAATCGAATATTTCATTAATTTCAAGGCATTAGACAGGAGGCCTGCAGTCCAAGGAATTCCGTATAAAATTTCACAGTCATCAACGTGCAGCCCGGTGACACCGCCCATGTGGCGCAGTGGTGGTAAAGCGGTATGAACAAGGCTGGGTATTGAATGGCCCGTGGTTTGAAAGTCAAATCTTTCAGATACCGGTTGCGCAAATCGTGATCGGTACCTGTTGACCTTTGGAAACCGGATCGTTTCTCAAGGAGGTTGAAGGGTGATGAGCTATTTTGCGTCGACTCGAGCTTTGCTGCCTCGATTCTCTGTGAATCACCCATCGTCCCCGGATTCCATGTAAGGAACCAATTTCAAACGTGTTTTGCCTCAGGACTCGCAGGCGAGCCCTGGCTGTAAAGTATCAATCAGGCAGTGCAGACTATCTAAATCACAGGTCTATCTATGCGGACATATCCTCGCCCTAAAAAATGTTGAAGGCCAATTTTAGACACCGCCTGGGTGGGAATCGGGTGGGACTTTTGTTCCAAAATATGCTTTTGTCTGAAAAAATCAGACTCATTGAATAAAAAAATGGCAACAATTTTAGCTTGTTGCCATAAAGTGAGGAGGTTGTAAAACTTAGAGTGCCTGTCTTCGAATCCGTTGGTCGCATGTTCGAATCATGCAGGGCGGGCCAGGAATAACAGAGGCTTACGTGCTTTTTCGCCGTAAGCCTTTTGTTGTCTGCTGAGCAGTTTAGCACTTTCGGTTATACATCCTTTCCGGGAGACAGCGCCGGGGCGGTCGTCCAGATGCGGCCATTGCCGGACTGTCCCGCTTCATTACTACCAGGACCAGACCGGGACTCCCCGCACGAACGGCCGAACCGCAGCCTACGCGCATCCCTCGTCGCTTAAGGGACCGGAAACGCTCCCCCTCTCAAAAGCGGAATTCCACTTTCACACCGACGTGGTGCTCCGCGATTTCACCGCCGTCGCTCGTGCTGTATTCGTATCGCATCTCCCCTCGCAACCCCTTGGCCGCGAGGGTCAGACCCGCGCCCAAGAGCAGACGGTCCCTCGTAAAATCGCTGTCAATGGCGAAGTCGGAATCGTAGCCGTCGAAACGAGCCTGGATCTCCTCCCCGTCCGAAATAAGCGCGTGGGTCCACTGGATGCGCGCTTCGGGAAAGAGCGACGCCCCGTCGAGGGGGATGAGCCTGCCTGCACGCAGACCAGCGGACGAATGGATAGAGAAGATGTCCTCGGAAGCGATATCGAGGTCCATGGGCGCAGCGTCCTTCTCGTCGACCGCATCCTCATGCAGATAAAGTCCGGCGAGCCTGGCATAGGGCAGAATACGCCACCCTTGGCCAGTAACAACATGCCCCACTCCCAGGCCGAGACTGGCATCGTGCGCCCAATGCCTGGCGTCGGCGGTCGAATCCATGAACGCCACGTCCCTGGTCGTGACGATACGCGACCGACCGCCGCCGAGGCTGGCCGCGACGTAAGGCCCGCCCTCTCCAGGGTGCCGCCGCCAGAGCGAATGCACATAGCCCCGCACGGAGGTGACTTCGGCGCGGTTGGCATCGCCGTCGCCGTCCATGACATGGTTGAGCAGCGCAAAAGTAGCGCCCGTAGTCCAGTGGCCGCCGCTTTTTTCCGCGCCGAGAAAGGAATTCGTGGTTTGCGTTTCCAGACCCGGGACCACGCCGTCGGAATCCCGGGCCCCGACCGCCCCCGACACGCTTCCCCAGAACGCCCACTGCCCGGCGCCTTGCTCTGCGGTCGCGTTTGAACAGGGCTCCGACATACGGAAGGCCTGTTCCTCCAGTCGTCCAAGAATTGTTTCCGTTTCCAGAAGGGAAAGATCCACGAGGGCGCGCCGGGTCGCCGCATGGATGCCCGGAGCCATGTCGGCCAGCGCGGCGCGCAGGTCGCCCAGGTCCATGTTGTCGATACCGAGAAGGGCAGCCCCCATGTCGCCCGTCGCGTCGAGACGGAACCGGTCCAACGCGGCCCCCACGCTGCGCTGGCCGGAACCGGCGGCCAGGGACGCGTAGGCGTTGCGGGTAAGGATCAGGTCCAAACCAGAGGATGACCCGCTCAATTCCGTGGTCAGGACTGCCGGGGACGCAATGCTGGAAAACACCCCTTCGAGCCCGCTCGAGGTCAGGACGGGATACGTCCCCCCGGCCAGGTAATCCACGAGGCGCAGCTGCAGGCCTCCGTCCAGGTACGCCTGCCCGGAGACGTCCAGGACGTCATGCTGCCCGCGCCCGAACTCCAGGATCAGCAGCCCGCCTGCGTCTTGGCGATAGTCGCCGTCGACGGTGATGACGCCTATGGAATTGCCCGGGGCCACGACGCCGGAAAGGTTCCGCACGTCGCCGGTGAACACCCCGCCGCCACCCAGGGTGCTGCCCGAGGAGAACACGCTGTCGCCGATGACATGCCCGTTGTTGACCACTACGGATCCCTGGCTTGCGACAATTCCATAGGCGGTACCGGAGTCGGTTTCGGCGGAAATGACCCC
This Desulfomicrobium apsheronum DNA region includes the following protein-coding sequences:
- a CDS encoding methyl-accepting chemotaxis protein translates to MKIMHKILLIGFVPLLAFFIIIGVNLSQVIKDHSIFNAMGKNIHLFQATSNLIGHLQRERGGTALFMTGGSEFIQVQEFRQKTDSALPAFVQNLSQAVLPDSEKLKHVKIATRLKQLRANYSEKQPALRPRQIAEYTELIQELIEMQGLIPNGPTARALGKLLGSLMILEVAKESAGQLRANGSSLLTLNAPLTNDQFELLIRLKSEIDVGLSSPALVLSQDSTEKLGNLPKSDPWQEVESMLRVLLLKAQNGGFEIPGSKFFRQMSLKIDDIEQVITDESTKLSKRLEAEQANMTRTLTISLSLMAVLTVCAIVVTSFFSYNIVKRINMVVASLKDIAEGDGDLTVRLPEAKDELGMLAKYFNNFVQHLKEMMVEIQVNAASLANTSTQMASLSAQVSDGAEDTTNRSSTVSAAAEEMSANTSSVAASMEQTSANLTTVASAAEEMSSTISDIAGFSVKAHSTSTNATDQAKGMSEIMQQLVVTAQDIGKVTETITAISSQTNLLALNATIEAARAGEAGKGFAVVANEIKELARQTTDSADHIRQRITAIQASTNSAQHVVEDITKVIGDVGEIIETISTSINEQAVTTREIVQNIAEATLGVQNANSLVTESATVSQSIAQDIAEVHSTTMNMTTASKEVNVGAQNLSALSIQLESLVHRFRLN
- the istB gene encoding IS21-like element helper ATPase IstB; the protein is MLSHPTSQTLNALGLGGMAKALEEQRAMHGIEELCFEERLALLIDREKLHRMNRRLTTRLKKAKLRHAACFEDIDLHSPRGLDKTLVMSLGSCSWVGKGHNVLITGATGVGKSFLACALAHKACLEGFDALYMRLPRLMEDLLIAKADGRYGKLMRSFAKIPLLVLDDWGLTPMTPATCRELLELFEDRHGRHSTIVTSQLPVAAWHEYLADATVADAILDRLVHNAYQLNLKGESMRKMKSIIDPN
- a CDS encoding PAS domain S-box protein, which encodes MDKKLSDQNSSKREILFYRVLLEQHRDGIVILDEYGNVYEANSKFANMLGYTQEEVKNLHVCDWEAGLDKISTLNMIEKVTSEGDFFTTKHIRKDKSIFYVEISSSASFIENKKFILCICRDITKKINIQKKLDHAHELMKYIIEHSKSAIAVHDKNMNYIYVSDKYIRDYKVEKKDIIGKNHYEVFPELPQKWKDVHQRVLSGEVISEEDDPFTRQDGRVDWTRWECRPWFEEDGTIGGLIVYTELINAQKNTEQALIKEKERAEAATKTKSEFLANMSHEIRTPLNGIHGMMQLLQTTDLNQEQKEYIYMAVRSTNRLTRLLTDILDISKIETGRLEFEQKGFLVSDLLESVTELFNVIYKDKKVPLICRIDPSTPEILTGDEARIRQILFNLVGNAFKFTGQGTIALEIFQINSPRSDEIRIAFCVHDTGIGIPEDRLKDLFTPFVQVDSTYTRANQGAGLGLAIVKRLVALMGGHINIDTLPEEGTSAYVILPFARSELATQFKNVQPNEALKNLTPANVLLVEDDLSSQFFMEKLFEKSGVRLSTAENGLEAIELWKSEDFDCILMDIQMPVMDGIEATKIIRNSGVGAKADIPIIAMTSFAMAGDREKFLAVGMDHYISKPVHLDDLKHALATVCKKSETDAQF
- the istA gene encoding IS21 family transposase: MRKIKDVLRLHFDRDLSARQIGLSLKISHNTVSEYLRRAQVANLSWPLPPSLSDSELENLLFPSLPPSSVKRPEPNWADVHIERKRRSVTLLLLWDEYKAQHPDGLQYSCFCARYRAFVGKLKPSMRQVHVAGEKAFIDYAGQTIPIQDPFSGEVREAQIFVAVLGASNFTFAEATWTQSLPDWIGSHVRTFTFLGGVPHLLVPDNLRSGVNKACRYEPDINPTYDDMAAHYGAAVIPARVRKPKDKAKVEVAVQIVERWILARLRNRVFLSLNEANRAIAALVTDLNTRPFKKLPGNRREAFETLDKPALLPLPCAPYVFAEWKQATVNIDYHVEVDGHYYSVPCSLIKKRIDVRITATTVECFHKGQRVAAHPRSMQKGRHTTVMEHMPKSHQEYAGWTPERLAQWALTLGPNVSALTEAIMGSRKHPVQGYRSCLGVIGLAKEHGSARLDAACERALHLGALSQKSLKSILKTGLDRLPLPIHNADQTPIPHDNVRGPEYYRKEASC
- a CDS encoding chemotaxis protein CheD; the encoded protein is MEKNTRNKRKFPIQVYEGLKDCQDLFHKYLMIAQGGIYTAPTLVQTVLGSCVSVTMYCSKRRWGGIFHALLPSAGNFPNNKSHSDPYRFVDSAIWTLLRDFSKSGISASSLECKVFGGASPLNHHCNSSAGNRNVQVAMEVLAEAGATVAASSVGGTGGRKIFFRTDTGMVLQKRFSVTSCRDCKE